Proteins encoded within one genomic window of Planctomycetota bacterium:
- the ribD gene encoding bifunctional diaminohydroxyphosphoribosylaminopyrimidine deaminase/5-amino-6-(5-phosphoribosylamino)uracil reductase RibD, whose amino-acid sequence MQRALDVALRGQGLVEPNPMVGCVLAHGAEIIGEGWHRQFGGPHAEVEALAVAGPRARGATMYVTLEPCCHQGKTPPCTRAVIAAGVARVVVAQLDPFPAVAGKGIAELQAAGIEVSCGVHGDKAAELNAPYLKLVTRGRPWVIGKWAMTLDGKIATHTGASRWISSEASRAVVHALRGRVDAIAVGRGTVDADDPELTARPAGPRTATRVILHRHAKLSVTAKVVASAREVPTLVVVTAGATDSACRQLEGAGCELFRVASAEPTAAWHELLDELGRRRMTNVLVEGGGEVLGSLFDSGELDEVHAFIAPRLFGGAKAASPIAGVGIADPAASRWLAAMKVELLGPDVYLHGRLQGPSGVKPP is encoded by the coding sequence ATGCAACGGGCGCTCGACGTGGCGCTGCGTGGCCAGGGGCTGGTCGAGCCGAACCCGATGGTCGGCTGTGTGCTCGCTCACGGGGCCGAGATCATCGGCGAAGGCTGGCACCGCCAGTTCGGTGGCCCGCACGCCGAGGTCGAAGCTCTAGCCGTGGCTGGCCCGCGCGCTCGCGGCGCGACCATGTACGTCACGCTCGAACCCTGCTGCCATCAAGGGAAGACCCCTCCCTGCACACGCGCGGTCATTGCCGCCGGCGTGGCGCGCGTGGTCGTGGCCCAGCTCGATCCGTTCCCCGCCGTGGCCGGCAAGGGAATCGCCGAGTTGCAGGCGGCCGGTATCGAAGTCAGTTGCGGCGTCCACGGCGACAAGGCCGCCGAGTTGAACGCGCCGTATCTGAAGCTGGTCACGCGCGGTCGCCCCTGGGTGATCGGTAAATGGGCGATGACGCTCGATGGCAAGATCGCCACGCATACCGGGGCGAGTCGTTGGATATCGAGCGAGGCGTCGCGCGCCGTCGTACACGCCTTGCGCGGCCGCGTCGACGCGATTGCCGTCGGCCGCGGCACGGTTGACGCCGACGATCCCGAATTGACCGCGCGTCCGGCGGGGCCGCGGACGGCGACGCGCGTCATCCTGCATCGTCACGCCAAGCTGTCGGTGACGGCCAAGGTCGTGGCCTCGGCCCGCGAGGTGCCAACGCTGGTCGTGGTGACCGCCGGCGCGACCGATTCGGCCTGCCGACAATTGGAAGGGGCGGGCTGTGAATTGTTCCGCGTGGCGTCAGCCGAGCCGACGGCCGCCTGGCACGAGTTGCTCGACGAGCTTGGCCGGCGGCGGATGACCAACGTGCTGGTCGAAGGGGGAGGCGAAGTGCTGGGCTCGCTGTTCGACTCGGGAGAACTCGACGAGGTCCACGCCTTTATTGCTCCACGGCTGTTCGGCGGGGCCAAAGCGGCCAGCCCGATCGCTGGCGTCGGCATTGCCGACCCGGCGGCGTCGCGCTGGCTGGCGGCCATGAAAGTCGAACTGCTAGGCCCGGATGTCTACCTGCATGGACGCTTGCAGGGGCCGTCCGGCGTCAAGCCGCCATAA